In one Trichlorobacter lovleyi SZ genomic region, the following are encoded:
- a CDS encoding methyl-accepting chemotaxis protein — MPPHLCNQVVQWSSNLTPTIQILQRLAGSTEDQFLELGGKLQDFAIRSSKISSVSSELVELVAGSESSQLTERLRHLFSDMNDYLERVNRQGTQSCSTLEQIMVQLDKVIQPLEGFQKMDKALRMLSISTKIESARLGELGAGFTTLAMDVEKLSQTVSEKSAGIMVQRQALAQLISNNLQMVRTTEEHQYTDAHKILTAVGNNLETLSGLNTTCSATGNQVALISEQIASDIGAVVASMQFHDITRQQIEHVIEALEKLMQHTCSHATPNDNTCPAVVAEIGDICELQTAQTRHAADQLSKATNTILDSLRDIGSKQTQISLELQQTLMGNSGSAETSLLETMEKEMHQVTLILQNCEKADHELATAMQKVTGTMAEIGGFVSDIEAVGSEIDLIALNAQIKAAHTGPQGAALGVLAEAIKRLSLEAVVQTEAVSSTLQAINGITASMTDLNFLEAGDSSNQVSEMEQEARQIISSLSAINRSLLQQLSTLAITAESLSDEINLTTSSIHVHEEILQQTEQAVQSLEQIYTEARTLVPASNEFRDNLRHMEQRYTMESERMIHEMMAARHGVQLSLQKQQDSTGSDSEFGDNVDLF, encoded by the coding sequence ATGCCTCCGCATCTCTGCAATCAGGTCGTACAATGGAGCAGTAATCTGACTCCTACCATACAGATTCTGCAACGACTGGCTGGCAGCACAGAAGATCAGTTTCTGGAGTTGGGCGGAAAACTGCAGGATTTCGCCATCCGCTCCTCAAAAATATCGTCCGTTTCCAGCGAGCTGGTGGAACTGGTTGCCGGCTCTGAAAGCAGCCAGCTGACAGAACGGCTTCGTCATCTGTTCAGTGACATGAATGACTATCTGGAGCGGGTCAACAGGCAGGGCACCCAGAGTTGCAGCACCCTGGAACAGATCATGGTCCAGCTTGACAAGGTCATACAACCCCTGGAAGGGTTTCAGAAGATGGACAAGGCCCTGCGGATGCTCTCCATCTCCACCAAGATTGAATCTGCCAGACTGGGAGAACTGGGAGCCGGTTTTACCACCCTGGCCATGGATGTTGAAAAGCTCTCCCAGACCGTCAGTGAGAAATCTGCCGGCATCATGGTCCAGCGTCAGGCCCTGGCGCAGTTGATCAGCAACAACCTGCAGATGGTACGCACCACAGAAGAACACCAGTACACCGATGCTCACAAGATCCTGACCGCTGTCGGCAACAACCTTGAGACCCTGTCTGGCTTGAACACCACCTGCTCTGCCACCGGCAATCAGGTTGCCCTGATATCAGAACAGATCGCTTCTGATATCGGTGCGGTGGTGGCATCCATGCAGTTTCATGACATCACCCGGCAGCAGATCGAGCATGTGATTGAGGCGCTTGAGAAACTAATGCAACATACCTGCAGTCACGCAACTCCCAACGACAACACCTGTCCGGCCGTGGTTGCGGAAATCGGCGATATCTGTGAACTGCAAACCGCACAGACCAGGCATGCCGCAGACCAGCTGAGCAAGGCCACAAACACCATTCTGGATAGCCTGCGGGATATTGGATCAAAACAGACCCAGATCAGCCTGGAATTACAACAGACGCTGATGGGCAATTCGGGTTCTGCCGAGACTTCCCTCCTGGAAACCATGGAAAAGGAGATGCATCAAGTCACCCTGATTCTGCAAAACTGTGAAAAGGCAGACCATGAACTTGCAACTGCCATGCAGAAGGTAACCGGTACCATGGCAGAGATAGGCGGATTTGTCAGTGATATCGAAGCGGTTGGTTCCGAGATCGACCTGATCGCCTTGAACGCCCAGATCAAGGCAGCCCACACCGGACCTCAGGGGGCTGCTCTGGGGGTACTGGCTGAAGCGATCAAGCGACTTTCTTTGGAGGCTGTTGTCCAGACTGAGGCGGTCTCAAGCACACTGCAAGCGATTAACGGTATCACCGCCAGCATGACGGATCTGAATTTTCTGGAGGCCGGTGACAGTTCGAACCAGGTAAGCGAGATGGAGCAGGAGGCCCGGCAGATTATTTCATCCCTGTCTGCCATTAACCGTTCCCTGCTGCAACAGCTTTCAACACTGGCAATTACGGCAGAGTCACTTTCAGACGAAATTAATCTGACCACATCCAGTATTCATGTGCATGAAGAGATCCTGCAACAGACCGAACAGGCAGTACAGTCCCTTGAACAGATTTATACCGAGGCCCGGACACTGGTACCGGCCTCAAATGAGTTTCGAGACAACCTGCGTCACATGGAGCAGCGCTACACCATGGAAAGCGAACGGATGATCCATGAAATGATGGCAGCGCGGCATGGCGTCCAACTCTCACTGCAGAAGCAGCAGGACAGTACCGGCAGTGATTCCGAGTTTGGTGATAATGTTGATTTATTTTAA
- a CDS encoding response regulator, whose amino-acid sequence MKCLIVEDDFISRRILRELLGAYFDCEIAVDGEEAVTAFKMAHDAKTPYDLICMDIMMPKMDGREALRLVRKLEKELEVPPNLEVKVVMTTALDDPKTVFDSFYQDGATAYLVKPISKQKLVRELRALGLIQ is encoded by the coding sequence GTGAAATGTCTGATTGTTGAAGATGACTTCATCTCCCGCCGGATTCTCAGGGAACTGTTGGGGGCTTACTTTGACTGCGAGATTGCCGTTGATGGTGAAGAAGCGGTAACCGCCTTCAAGATGGCCCATGATGCCAAGACCCCCTATGACCTGATCTGCATGGACATCATGATGCCCAAGATGGATGGCCGGGAGGCGTTACGCCTGGTGCGGAAGCTCGAAAAAGAGCTTGAAGTGCCGCCCAATCTGGAGGTCAAGGTGGTTATGACCACGGCACTTGATGACCCCAAGACGGTCTTTGACTCATTTTATCAGGATGGCGCCACCGCCTATCTGGTCAAGCCGATCAGCAAACAGAAACTGGTCAGGGAACTCCGCGCCCTGGGACTGATTCAGTAG
- a CDS encoding cytochrome P460 family protein encodes MKRLTLLNTLLFVLVCIGCAAAATSTPPLPKYQGWTKSVRKVVTDKKSLFYGIHYIYADPKAIKGYQAGNKFPEGSRIVVEHFNIKGDNSSIDGPKNMVVLMKKDKTRKATGGWLYAGYTAEGKPSRLDPVKNCFECHQKEVAGRDYIFSGIADFK; translated from the coding sequence ATGAAACGCCTTACACTGCTCAACACCCTGCTGTTTGTGCTGGTTTGTATCGGCTGCGCTGCTGCAGCAACCAGTACGCCGCCATTACCCAAATATCAGGGTTGGACAAAGAGTGTCCGCAAGGTGGTGACGGACAAGAAATCACTTTTCTACGGTATCCACTATATCTATGCCGACCCCAAGGCGATCAAGGGCTACCAGGCCGGCAACAAATTCCCCGAAGGCAGCCGGATTGTGGTTGAGCACTTCAACATCAAAGGGGACAACAGCAGCATTGACGGCCCGAAAAACATGGTGGTGCTGATGAAAAAGGACAAAACCAGGAAAGCCACGGGGGGCTGGCTGTATGCCGGTTATACGGCAGAGGGGAAACCCAGTCGCCTTGATCCGGTTAAAAACTGTTTTGAATGCCACCAGAAGGAAGTTGCCGGACGTGACTACATCTTTTCCGGCATTGCAGACTTCAAGTAA
- a CDS encoding ATP-binding protein, with protein sequence MKILAIDDSNVNLLVMKGTLEKHLSDAQLKTACSGKEGLDLARSWHPDTILLDLQMPDMDGYETIRCLKQNPATAYIPVIVITAADVDSKDRVRALDLGADAFLQKPISSHELVAHIKVMLRIKKAEERLRHSQKLEAIGILAGGVAHDFNNILTVIRGYSTMLLMQTPPEDPNHESLQMIVDAAKRATSLTQSLLTFSRKQEATPSKAELCTLVSSFEKFLRRIIGDNITLNFVCDQNTSHASVDRSMIEQMLMNLAINARDAMPDGGQLTIATAHILLDSKSASALELSPGTYIHLTVSDTGCGIPRELLPKIFDPFFTTKEVGKGSGLGLSMVYGIVKQHCGTISVESAPGSGTTFSIYLPANETSETVQESQ encoded by the coding sequence ATGAAAATTCTCGCCATTGATGATTCAAACGTCAACCTGCTGGTCATGAAAGGCACCCTGGAAAAGCACCTGAGCGATGCCCAACTGAAAACCGCCTGTTCAGGCAAGGAGGGGCTAGACCTGGCGCGCAGCTGGCACCCGGACACCATCCTGCTTGATCTGCAGATGCCTGACATGGATGGTTATGAAACCATCCGGTGTCTCAAGCAAAATCCGGCAACTGCCTATATCCCGGTTATTGTCATCACCGCTGCTGATGTTGATTCAAAAGACCGGGTCAGAGCCCTTGACCTGGGAGCAGATGCCTTTCTGCAAAAGCCGATCTCAAGCCATGAACTGGTGGCCCATATCAAGGTCATGCTGCGGATCAAAAAGGCCGAAGAACGGCTGCGCCACTCGCAGAAACTGGAAGCGATCGGCATACTGGCCGGCGGGGTGGCCCATGATTTCAACAACATCCTGACCGTCATCAGGGGCTACAGCACCATGTTGCTGATGCAGACTCCACCGGAAGATCCCAACCATGAAAGTCTGCAGATGATTGTGGATGCGGCAAAACGGGCCACCAGCCTGACCCAGAGCCTGCTGACCTTCAGCCGCAAACAGGAAGCAACCCCGTCAAAGGCGGAGCTCTGTACCCTGGTTTCCAGCTTTGAGAAGTTTCTGAGAAGGATCATCGGAGACAACATTACCCTCAATTTTGTCTGCGACCAGAACACCAGCCATGCCAGCGTAGACCGCAGCATGATTGAACAGATGTTGATGAATCTGGCCATTAATGCCCGTGATGCCATGCCCGATGGCGGCCAGCTGACCATTGCCACAGCCCATATCCTGCTTGACAGCAAATCAGCGTCAGCGCTTGAACTCTCACCAGGCACCTACATCCATCTGACCGTCTCAGACACCGGGTGTGGTATCCCCAGAGAACTGCTTCCAAAGATATTTGATCCGTTTTTCACCACCAAAGAGGTCGGCAAGGGGAGTGGACTGGGACTATCCATGGTATATGGCATTGTCAAACAGCACTGTGGCACCATCAGTGTTGAAAGTGCACCTGGCAGCGGAACCACGTTTTCCATCTACCTGCCAGCCAATGAAACATCTGAAACCGTGCAGGAAAGCCAGTAA
- a CDS encoding ATP-binding response regulator, with translation MEASSTPDNLLPSIKASILLVDDEPMVLKMLQTFLEAQGYQVICAPGGHEALAIIEQQGLGIDLLITDIRMPDMNGIRLLEAVHQFLPALPALLMTGYTDFDLVVEGLKQHAFDLLFKPIDFDQLNWCISKVLAFLMTQRLEQQYRTHLEEQVAKQTKQLCEQLEMLQEAHHKASEVAELKREFLSLISHEFRTPLNGIVGAVQLLEDQGVQASQAEYLSLLKASAHRMTTLVNNLLTLAEARSAKHSTGNIINSPCMALESLESRYQTMAINTGIQFKTSCGQQASLPLQGPWDALHIIAGCLLDNAFKFTGRGGRVSCHLWAEPATTDHQEASVCVQVSDNGKGIPIACQEVIFQPFTQLEHYLTRRSEGSGIGLAIVRSICDKLGGRLTLESSPEQGSSFTCCLPFKHSTVPAP, from the coding sequence ATGGAAGCATCATCAACCCCTGACAACCTCCTGCCATCCATAAAAGCCAGCATTTTGCTGGTTGATGATGAGCCGATGGTGCTGAAGATGCTGCAAACGTTTCTGGAGGCACAGGGGTATCAGGTGATCTGCGCCCCTGGCGGCCATGAAGCCCTGGCAATCATCGAACAGCAAGGTCTTGGAATTGATCTGCTGATTACTGATATCCGTATGCCGGACATGAACGGTATCCGCCTGTTGGAAGCGGTTCACCAGTTTCTGCCTGCACTGCCAGCGCTACTCATGACCGGCTACACTGATTTTGATCTGGTGGTTGAAGGATTAAAACAGCACGCCTTTGACCTGCTCTTTAAACCGATAGATTTTGACCAGCTCAACTGGTGCATCTCCAAGGTACTGGCCTTCCTGATGACCCAGCGTCTGGAACAGCAATACCGCACTCATCTTGAAGAACAGGTGGCAAAACAGACCAAGCAACTCTGCGAACAGCTGGAAATGCTGCAGGAAGCACACCATAAAGCCAGTGAAGTTGCCGAATTAAAACGTGAATTTTTAAGTCTGATCAGCCATGAATTCCGTACCCCCCTGAATGGCATTGTGGGAGCTGTTCAACTGCTGGAAGATCAGGGCGTGCAAGCATCACAGGCAGAGTACCTGTCACTGCTCAAGGCATCGGCCCACCGCATGACAACGCTGGTCAACAATCTTCTGACCCTTGCAGAGGCCCGTTCTGCAAAGCATTCAACAGGCAATATCATTAACAGCCCCTGCATGGCTTTGGAATCGCTTGAAAGCCGCTATCAGACCATGGCCATCAACACGGGGATTCAGTTTAAAACCAGTTGCGGCCAACAGGCCTCCCTGCCCCTGCAGGGACCGTGGGATGCACTGCATATCATTGCCGGATGTCTGCTGGATAATGCCTTTAAATTCACCGGCAGAGGCGGCAGGGTCAGCTGCCATCTCTGGGCTGAACCTGCCACAACTGACCACCAGGAAGCCTCGGTCTGCGTACAGGTAAGCGACAATGGAAAAGGGATACCAATTGCCTGTCAGGAAGTTATCTTCCAGCCGTTTACCCAGCTGGAGCACTACCTGACCCGCCGCAGCGAAGGCAGCGGCATTGGTCTGGCCATAGTCCGTTCCATCTGCGACAAACTGGGGGGCAGATTAACCCTGGAAAGTAGCCCGGAACAGGGCAGCAGTTTCACCTGCTGCCTGCCCTTCAAGCACTCAACGGTACCTGCCCCATGA
- a CDS encoding sigma-54 dependent transcriptional regulator codes for MPGRILIVDDEIPVTRLISTVLGNDGHQTDVAHSCHDALTLIGQYPYDVIFIDIKLDRDQGGLALLKTATAITPTSRVIMMTGYPDVATATEAVRYGAFDYLCKPFDSLQISSITRHAIENRRLQLEREQFRANLEAINRSISDAIIMVDQRLQLQHLNDAALQCGYNPAQLGQPLDQLSTGCLGSCRMALAETVRTGQRHELKRIECRGTGNRTRIVSVIATPTTSEDGARTGAVAVIRDETRLDDLERQLQQRSRFHTIIGHAPVMQQLYTRIEALADVTSTVLICGESGTGKELVAQALHECGARKQKPFIKLNCSALPEGLLESELFGHVRGAFTGAIKDKMGRFQKAHGGTIFLDEIGDISPSLQIRLLRVLQEREIERVGDTTPIKIDVRVIAATHRNLPEKVRRGEFRQDLYYRLNVVRLEVPPLRERLEDLPLLVEHFLHKFSHKFNRTFSSLSEDVLSALRNHSWPGNIRELEHLIEHACILSHSSIITSDDLPTEFFNTIGHRTETSHAQQPHATVDLQETLRRTQGNRTEAAKLLGISRRTFYRWLEQQTEP; via the coding sequence ATGCCGGGCAGGATACTGATTGTAGATGATGAAATTCCGGTCACCCGCCTGATCAGCACGGTTCTTGGCAATGACGGACATCAGACTGATGTGGCCCACAGCTGTCATGACGCGCTCACCTTGATCGGGCAGTATCCCTACGATGTCATTTTTATCGATATCAAGCTGGACAGGGACCAAGGCGGACTGGCGCTGCTCAAGACAGCCACGGCGATCACCCCCACCAGCCGTGTGATCATGATGACCGGATACCCGGATGTTGCCACTGCAACTGAAGCAGTCCGTTACGGCGCCTTTGATTATCTCTGTAAACCGTTTGACAGCCTGCAGATCAGCAGCATCACCCGCCATGCCATTGAAAACCGGCGGCTGCAGCTTGAACGGGAGCAGTTTCGCGCCAACCTGGAAGCAATCAACCGCAGCATCAGTGATGCTATCATCATGGTGGATCAGCGCCTCCAGTTGCAGCACCTTAACGATGCAGCCCTGCAATGCGGCTACAATCCTGCTCAGCTGGGGCAACCGCTTGATCAGCTAAGCACCGGCTGCCTCGGCAGTTGCCGCATGGCCCTGGCAGAGACCGTCCGAACTGGACAACGTCACGAACTGAAACGGATTGAATGCCGGGGTACCGGCAACCGTACCAGGATTGTCAGTGTCATCGCCACCCCGACCACCAGCGAGGACGGAGCCCGTACCGGAGCGGTAGCAGTCATACGTGACGAAACCAGGCTGGACGATCTGGAGCGACAGCTGCAGCAACGCAGCCGCTTTCACACCATCATCGGCCATGCACCGGTCATGCAGCAGCTCTACACCAGGATTGAGGCCCTGGCCGATGTCACCAGCACAGTCCTGATCTGCGGAGAAAGCGGCACCGGTAAAGAATTAGTGGCCCAGGCACTCCATGAATGCGGTGCAAGAAAACAGAAGCCGTTTATCAAACTCAACTGTTCGGCACTACCGGAAGGACTGCTGGAAAGCGAGCTGTTCGGCCATGTCCGCGGTGCCTTTACCGGCGCAATCAAAGACAAGATGGGCCGCTTCCAAAAGGCCCATGGTGGCACCATCTTTCTGGATGAAATCGGCGACATCTCCCCTTCCCTGCAGATCCGCCTGCTGCGGGTATTGCAGGAGCGGGAGATTGAACGGGTCGGTGACACAACACCGATCAAGATTGATGTACGGGTGATTGCCGCCACCCACCGCAATCTACCGGAAAAAGTCCGTCGCGGTGAGTTTCGCCAGGACCTCTACTATCGTCTTAATGTGGTACGTCTTGAAGTTCCTCCCCTGCGGGAACGGTTGGAAGACCTCCCCCTGCTGGTTGAGCATTTCCTGCACAAATTTTCACACAAATTCAACCGCACCTTCAGCAGCCTTTCCGAAGATGTGTTGTCTGCGTTACGCAACCATTCCTGGCCCGGAAACATCCGCGAGCTGGAGCATCTGATCGAACATGCCTGCATCTTAAGCCACAGCTCAATCATCACCTCAGATGACCTGCCGACTGAATTTTTCAACACGATTGGCCACCGGACTGAAACCAGCCATGCCCAACAGCCCCATGCAACGGTTGATCTGCAGGAGACGTTGCGACGCACACAGGGTAATCGTACTGAAGCAGCAAAGCTGCTGGGCATCAGTCGACGTACTTTTTACCGTTGGCTTGAGCAACAAACAGAGCCATGA
- a CDS encoding deoxycytidylate deaminase: MARPSWDQYFIDITLLVATRSTCLRRQVGALLVKDRNILATGYNGTPSGIRHCEETGCLRERLKVPSGERHELCRGLHAEQNAIIQAARHGVNIDGSTLYCTTMPCIICTKMLINAGIKRIVYAEGYADELAREMVQDSGIEVVHFERGTPEGGTR, translated from the coding sequence ATGGCCCGTCCTAGCTGGGACCAGTATTTTATTGATATCACCCTTTTGGTGGCAACCCGTTCAACCTGTCTGCGGCGTCAGGTGGGTGCCCTGCTGGTCAAAGATCGCAATATTCTGGCCACCGGCTACAACGGTACGCCGTCCGGTATCAGGCATTGTGAGGAAACCGGTTGCCTGCGGGAGCGGCTGAAGGTGCCCTCAGGCGAACGCCATGAACTGTGCCGTGGCCTGCATGCCGAGCAGAACGCCATTATTCAGGCTGCCCGGCATGGCGTCAATATTGATGGTTCCACCCTCTACTGCACCACCATGCCCTGTATCATCTGTACCAAGATGCTGATTAATGCCGGCATCAAGCGGATCGTCTATGCCGAGGGATATGCCGACGAGCTTGCCCGTGAAATGGTGCAAGACAGCGGGATTGAGGTAGTCCATTTTGAACGCGGCACACCAGAAGGAGGAACCCGATGA
- the nrdR gene encoding transcriptional regulator NrdR has product MKCPFCGHPDSKVVDSRPDKGGAVIRRRRECEECARRFTTYERVEEMLPLVCKKDGRREHFDRMKVVSGIKKACEKRPVSVEDIERMADRLETRLQECGEREVPASRIGEWIMNELHAVDQVAYVRFASVYRSFKDINEFMVELQDLLKK; this is encoded by the coding sequence ATGAAGTGTCCGTTCTGTGGCCATCCAGATAGTAAAGTCGTCGATTCACGGCCTGATAAAGGCGGAGCGGTTATCCGCCGCCGTCGCGAATGCGAGGAGTGCGCCAGGCGTTTTACCACCTATGAACGGGTGGAGGAGATGCTGCCTCTGGTCTGCAAGAAGGATGGACGGCGGGAACATTTTGACCGGATGAAGGTGGTCTCCGGCATCAAGAAGGCTTGTGAAAAACGTCCGGTTTCCGTGGAGGATATCGAGCGCATGGCTGACCGGCTGGAAACCCGCCTGCAGGAGTGCGGTGAGCGGGAAGTGCCGGCATCACGGATCGGCGAGTGGATCATGAACGAGCTGCATGCCGTCGACCAGGTCGCCTATGTCCGTTTTGCCTCGGTCTATCGTTCTTTTAAGGATATCAACGAATTCATGGTTGAGCTGCAGGACCTGCTGAAAAAGTAG